A genomic window from Halomonas sp. LR3S48 includes:
- a CDS encoding heme lyase CcmF/NrfE family subunit, which produces MVAELGNFALVLALCLALAQSVLPLLGAQLDDARLMRSGRFLATGQFVFLALSFAVLTWAFVVSDFTVRYVAGHSSLEQPLIYRITAVWGGHEGSLLLWVFLLGAWGAAVALFSRSLPRDMLARVLAVLGMVGVGFIAFTLFTSNPFERVIPGPADGRGMNPLLQDPGMILHPPLLYMGYVGTAVIFAFAIGALLGGRLDAAWARWSRPWTTVAWVFLTLGIAVGAWWAYYELGWGGWWFWDPVENASFLPWLTATALIHSLAVTEKRGGFKVWTLMLAILTFALTVLGAFIVRSGVITSVHAFATDPERGVFLLGMLSLTLLGALTVYAWRAPKVGLGGAFAGYSRESLLLANNVLLTVACTAVFIGTLYPLALDAFGLGKISVGPPYFDSVFAPLMLPLLLLVGLGPAVAWKQANPGETFRQLRWALLVSVVAGGLWPLALGAWHPMTALSLMLAVWIVLTALLDVRKRLGSARQPWSTRLRRVLRPSFLGMHLAHVGLALVVVAIAMVNTYEVERDVRLAPGESASAAGFDFALLRMESVRGLNWEADQAVVVVTREGRPVALLQPQRRYYDTHAQTPMNQASLHRAVTRDVYVSLGERLEDDAWSFRLYYKPYMAWMWFGAILLALGGLLAAADKRYRLASNRTPRMQWQPSASHPLEVASQ; this is translated from the coding sequence ATGGTGGCGGAACTCGGAAACTTTGCCCTCGTCCTGGCGCTGTGCCTGGCGCTGGCCCAGAGCGTGCTACCGTTGCTGGGCGCCCAGCTCGACGATGCCCGCCTGATGCGCAGCGGCCGCTTCCTGGCCACCGGCCAGTTCGTCTTCCTGGCGCTCTCGTTTGCCGTGCTGACCTGGGCCTTCGTCGTCAGTGATTTCACAGTTCGCTACGTGGCCGGCCACTCGAGCCTCGAGCAGCCGCTGATCTACCGGATCACCGCTGTGTGGGGCGGGCACGAGGGTTCGTTGCTGCTGTGGGTGTTCCTGCTGGGCGCGTGGGGAGCCGCCGTGGCACTGTTCAGCCGGTCGCTGCCCCGCGACATGCTGGCCCGGGTGCTGGCCGTGCTGGGCATGGTCGGCGTGGGCTTCATCGCCTTCACGCTGTTCACTTCCAACCCCTTCGAGCGCGTCATTCCCGGGCCTGCGGACGGACGCGGCATGAACCCGCTGCTGCAGGATCCGGGCATGATCCTGCATCCGCCGTTGCTCTACATGGGCTACGTGGGCACTGCGGTGATCTTCGCCTTCGCCATTGGCGCACTGCTCGGTGGCCGGCTCGATGCTGCCTGGGCGCGCTGGTCGCGGCCCTGGACCACGGTGGCCTGGGTCTTCCTTACCCTGGGCATCGCCGTAGGCGCCTGGTGGGCCTACTACGAGCTGGGCTGGGGCGGCTGGTGGTTCTGGGATCCGGTGGAGAACGCCTCCTTCCTGCCCTGGCTCACCGCCACGGCGCTGATCCATTCGCTGGCGGTGACCGAGAAGCGCGGCGGTTTCAAGGTCTGGACCCTGATGCTGGCCATCCTCACCTTTGCGCTGACCGTACTCGGGGCCTTCATCGTCCGCTCCGGCGTGATCACCTCGGTGCACGCCTTCGCCACCGACCCAGAGCGCGGCGTATTCCTGCTCGGCATGCTGAGCCTGACCCTGCTCGGCGCGCTGACGGTCTACGCCTGGCGGGCGCCGAAGGTGGGGCTTGGCGGCGCTTTCGCCGGGTATTCGCGCGAGTCGCTGCTGCTGGCCAACAACGTGTTGCTGACGGTGGCCTGTACGGCGGTGTTCATCGGCACCCTCTATCCGCTGGCGCTGGATGCCTTCGGCCTGGGCAAGATCTCGGTGGGCCCGCCCTACTTCGATAGTGTCTTCGCCCCGCTGATGCTGCCGCTGTTGCTGCTTGTCGGCCTCGGCCCGGCGGTGGCCTGGAAGCAGGCAAATCCGGGGGAGACCTTCCGCCAGCTGCGCTGGGCACTCCTTGTCAGTGTGGTGGCCGGTGGGCTGTGGCCACTCGCGCTTGGCGCCTGGCATCCCATGACCGCGCTTTCACTGATGCTGGCCGTCTGGATCGTGCTGACGGCGCTGCTCGACGTGCGCAAGCGGCTGGGTTCCGCGCGGCAGCCGTGGTCGACCCGGCTCAGGCGGGTCCTGCGCCCGAGCTTTCTCGGTATGCACCTGGCTCACGTGGGGCTGGCACTGGTGGTGGTGGCCATCGCCATGGTCAATACCTACGAGGTGGAGCGCGACGTGCGACTGGCCCCGGGCGAAAGCGCCTCGGCGGCAGGTTTCGACTTCGCCCTGCTGCGCATGGAGAGTGTACGCGGCCTCAACTGGGAGGCCGATCAGGCGGTGGTCGTGGTGACCCGCGAGGGTCGCCCGGTCGCCTTGCTGCAGCCCCAGCGGCGCTACTACGACACCCACGCCCAGACGCCCATGAACCAAGCCTCGCTGCATCGTGCCGTTACTCGCGACGTCTACGTCTCGCTGGGTGAACGGCTGGAGGACGATGCCTGGAGTTTCCGGCTCTACTACAAGCCCTACATGGCCTGGATGTGGTTCGGCGCTATCCTGCTTGCCTTGGGTGGCCTGCTGGCGGCCGCCGACAAGCGCTACCGCCTGGCCTCCAATCGCACGCCCCGCATGCAGTGGCAGCCCTCCGCCAGCCACCCCTTGGAGGTAGCAAGTCAATGA
- a CDS encoding DsbE family thiol:disulfide interchange protein has product MKLRMLITLAATAALLGLLFVGLGLNSRDLPSPLVGKPAPPFTLEALEDASVTLTEQDFIGEVALVNVWATWCSTCRSEKPLLMELARGGIPIHAFNYRDERDSALRYLSVSDNPYRTIAYDPKGDAGIDWGVYATPETYVLDAQGVIRYKRIGPLTRQLLLDEVLPLVEKLRDEQRRSEGRRVASS; this is encoded by the coding sequence ATGAAACTGCGCATGCTGATAACGCTGGCGGCCACGGCCGCCCTGCTGGGGCTGCTGTTCGTTGGCCTGGGCCTGAACAGCCGCGACCTGCCCTCGCCGCTGGTCGGCAAGCCGGCACCGCCGTTCACGTTGGAGGCGCTGGAGGATGCCAGCGTCACCCTGACCGAGCAGGACTTCATCGGCGAGGTGGCACTGGTCAACGTCTGGGCCACCTGGTGCAGTACCTGTCGCTCCGAGAAGCCGCTGCTGATGGAACTCGCACGCGGCGGCATACCGATTCATGCCTTCAACTACCGCGACGAGCGCGACTCGGCGCTGCGCTACCTCAGCGTCAGCGACAACCCCTACCGCACCATTGCCTACGACCCCAAGGGCGACGCCGGCATCGACTGGGGCGTCTACGCCACGCCGGAAACCTATGTGCTCGATGCCCAGGGGGTGATCCGCTACAAGCGCATCGGCCCGCTCACGCGCCAGCTGCTGCTCGACGAGGTGCTGCCACTGGTGGAAAAGCTGCGCGATGAGCAGCGCAGAAGCGAGGGCAGGAGGGTGGCAAGCTCATGA
- a CDS encoding peptidylprolyl isomerase has product MAVAHANAANVVLHTNHGPITVELFEEQAPKSIENFLTYVEEGHYDGTQFHRVIDGFMIQGGGFDKEFQQKPTRSPITNEADNGLRNERGTLAMARTGDPHSATAQFFINVNDNGFLNHQGTHSGQAWGYAVFGRVVEGMDVVDAIKRVPTGSRGPFQDVPREPVLIERAEVQ; this is encoded by the coding sequence CTGGCCGTCGCCCATGCCAACGCTGCCAACGTGGTGCTGCACACCAATCACGGCCCCATCACCGTCGAACTGTTCGAGGAGCAGGCACCCAAGAGTATCGAGAACTTCCTCACTTACGTGGAGGAAGGGCACTACGACGGCACCCAGTTCCACCGCGTGATCGACGGCTTCATGATCCAGGGCGGTGGCTTCGACAAGGAGTTCCAGCAGAAACCGACCCGCTCGCCGATCACCAACGAGGCCGACAACGGCCTGCGCAACGAGCGCGGCACCCTGGCCATGGCACGCACCGGCGACCCGCACTCGGCTACCGCGCAGTTCTTCATCAACGTCAATGACAACGGTTTTCTGAACCATCAGGGCACCCACTCCGGCCAGGCGTGGGGCTATGCGGTGTTCGGCCGCGTAGTGGAAGGCATGGACGTGGTAGACGCCATCAAGCGAGTGCCCACCGGCAGCCGCGGCCCGTTCCAGGACGTGCCGCGCGAACCCGTGCTCATCGAGCGCGCCGAAGTGCAGTAG